A window from Bosea sp. ANAM02 encodes these proteins:
- a CDS encoding flavin reductase family protein, translating into MTKTVHPLPPLDHPDAHVFRDAMAQVASAVHVVTTDGPGGRVGLTATAVASVSDAPPTVLVCIARGSRTLAAIEASRTFCINTLPEQLVDLAEIFASRRGIEGEARFETARWGQLATGAPVLLDAISAFDCRLIATHDVASHRIVIGEVAGLGGAGRGAGLIYRHRRFSGV; encoded by the coding sequence ATGACGAAGACCGTCCATCCCCTGCCACCGCTGGACCATCCGGACGCCCATGTCTTCCGCGATGCCATGGCGCAGGTCGCGAGCGCCGTGCATGTCGTGACCACCGACGGGCCAGGCGGGCGCGTCGGGCTGACGGCGACGGCGGTCGCCTCCGTCTCCGATGCGCCGCCGACGGTTCTCGTCTGCATCGCCCGCGGCAGCCGCACGCTGGCGGCTATCGAGGCGAGCCGGACGTTCTGCATCAACACCTTGCCGGAACAGCTCGTCGATCTCGCGGAGATATTCGCGAGTCGCAGGGGTATCGAGGGCGAGGCGCGTTTCGAGACGGCCCGCTGGGGGCAGCTCGCCACAGGGGCGCCGGTCCTGCTCGATGCGATCTCGGCCTTCGACTGCCGGCTGATCGCGACGCATGATGTCGCCAGCCATCGCATCGTGATCGGCGAGGTCGCCGGTCTCGGCGGAGCCGGGCGCGGGGCCGGGCTGATCTATCGCCATCGCCGCTTCAGCGGGGTCTAA
- a CDS encoding branched-chain amino acid ABC transporter permease, translating into MEVFLQQLINGLTLGSIYGLIAIGYTMVFGIIGMVNFAHGDIFMLSAFIALIFFMLITAVVGTGAGMVMLALVAVLGLAMFFTSLWNWTIERVAYRPLRGSFRLAPLISAIGMSIFLMNFVQVVQGPRNKSIPPLLNKSITLIESTTYSVQISYKQIVIILTTAVLLAAFWYIVQKTPLGRAQRACEQDRKMAALLGIDVDRTISITFIMGAALAAVAGVMYLVLYGVVNFADGFTPGVKAFTAAVLGGIGSLPGAVIGGLLIGLIEVMWSAYFTIDYKDVAAFCILAIVLVFMPSGLLGRPEVEKV; encoded by the coding sequence ATGGAAGTCTTCCTGCAGCAGCTCATCAATGGGCTGACACTGGGATCGATCTACGGTCTCATCGCCATCGGCTACACGATGGTCTTCGGCATCATCGGCATGGTGAACTTCGCCCACGGCGATATTTTCATGCTCTCCGCCTTCATCGCGCTGATCTTCTTCATGCTGATCACGGCAGTGGTCGGTACCGGCGCCGGCATGGTCATGCTGGCGCTCGTGGCGGTGCTGGGACTGGCGATGTTCTTCACCTCGCTGTGGAACTGGACGATCGAGCGGGTCGCCTACCGGCCGCTGCGCGGCTCCTTCCGCCTCGCGCCGCTGATCTCGGCGATCGGCATGTCGATCTTCCTGATGAACTTCGTGCAGGTCGTGCAGGGCCCGCGCAACAAGTCGATCCCGCCACTGCTCAACAAGTCGATCACCCTGATCGAGAGCACGACCTATTCGGTCCAGATCTCCTACAAGCAGATCGTCATCATCCTGACGACGGCAGTGCTGCTCGCAGCCTTCTGGTACATCGTACAGAAGACGCCGCTCGGCCGCGCCCAGCGTGCCTGCGAACAGGACCGCAAGATGGCGGCGCTGCTCGGCATCGACGTCGACCGCACGATCTCGATCACCTTCATCATGGGTGCCGCGCTCGCGGCGGTGGCCGGCGTGATGTACCTCGTGCTCTATGGCGTCGTAAACTTCGCCGACGGCTTCACGCCCGGCGTCAAGGCCTTCACCGCAGCCGTGCTCGGCGGCATCGGCTCGCTCCCCGGCGCGGTGATCGGCGGCCTGCTGATCGGGCTGATCGAGGTCATGTGGTCGGCCTATTTCACCATCGACTACAAGGACGTCGCCGCCTTCTGCATCCTGGCGATCGTGCTGGTCTTCATGCCCTCCGGCCTGCTCGGGCGCCCGGAAGTCGAGAAGGTCTGA
- a CDS encoding aconitase X catalytic domain-containing protein — MLELTQDERAMAGGDAGEGAAMAMRIVAEAGRMMGAPRLIPIASAHIDGALYHGDSGTLFAERLVAGGARVGVRASLNVGSLAPAGCAAIRLPPHERDMARRMMRAYEAMGCEPSWTCAPYQAGHRPAQGSHVAWGESNAVVFCNSVLGARTNRYGDFLDIACAIAGRAPDYGLHRPVNRIATLLIDVRGLSRELRCSDVFYPVLGTILGRRAGSDVAVIEGLQDCTTEDRLKALGAAAASAGGVGLFHVAGVTPEAPDAATALAGIAPRETIALTPNDVATALARLSTAGMTDRVDAVAIGSPHLSLAEIGELERLMAGRRLKVPLYANTGRHVVGPLETQGRRGALEAAGVVFVVDTCVVVTPILPELEGAVLLTNSGKFAHYAPGNTGYAVTYGSLSECVESAVAGHLVRETRAWR, encoded by the coding sequence ATGCTGGAACTCACCCAAGACGAGCGCGCAATGGCCGGCGGCGACGCCGGCGAAGGCGCGGCCATGGCGATGCGGATCGTCGCCGAGGCCGGCCGCATGATGGGCGCGCCGCGGCTGATCCCGATCGCATCCGCCCATATCGACGGCGCGCTCTACCACGGCGATTCCGGCACGCTCTTCGCCGAGAGGCTGGTCGCGGGCGGTGCCCGCGTCGGCGTGCGGGCCAGCCTGAACGTCGGATCGCTTGCACCTGCCGGCTGCGCCGCGATCCGTCTGCCGCCGCATGAGCGCGACATGGCCCGGCGCATGATGCGCGCCTATGAGGCGATGGGCTGCGAGCCGAGCTGGACCTGCGCGCCCTATCAGGCCGGGCACAGACCCGCGCAGGGCAGCCACGTCGCCTGGGGCGAATCCAACGCGGTCGTGTTCTGCAATTCGGTGCTCGGCGCCCGCACCAACCGCTATGGCGATTTCCTCGACATCGCCTGCGCCATCGCCGGCCGCGCCCCCGATTACGGCCTGCATCGGCCCGTGAACCGGATCGCGACCCTGCTGATCGATGTGCGTGGTCTCTCGCGCGAACTCCGCTGTAGCGACGTGTTCTATCCCGTGCTCGGCACCATCCTCGGCCGCCGGGCCGGCAGCGACGTCGCGGTGATCGAGGGCTTGCAGGACTGCACCACCGAAGACCGGCTCAAGGCGCTCGGCGCCGCGGCCGCCTCGGCCGGCGGCGTCGGGCTGTTCCATGTCGCGGGCGTGACGCCGGAGGCCCCGGACGCCGCGACCGCGCTGGCCGGCATCGCGCCCCGCGAAACGATCGCGCTGACGCCGAACGACGTTGCCACCGCCCTCGCCCGCCTCTCGACGGCCGGCATGACGGACCGCGTCGATGCCGTCGCCATCGGCTCGCCGCATCTCTCGCTCGCCGAGATCGGGGAGCTCGAACGCCTCATGGCCGGGCGCCGGCTGAAGGTGCCGCTCTACGCCAATACCGGCCGCCATGTCGTCGGCCCGCTGGAGACGCAGGGCCGGCGCGGCGCCTTGGAAGCGGCGGGCGTCGTCTTCGTGGTCGATACCTGCGTCGTGGTCACGCCGATCCTGCCGGAGCTGGAGGGCGCGGTGCTGCTGACCAATTCCGGCAAGTTCGCCCATTACGCCCCGGGCAATACCGGCTATGCCGTGACCTATGGCTCGCTCTCGGAATGCGTCGAAAGCGCGGTCGCCGGCCACCTCGTCAGGGAAACCCGCGCATGGCGCTGA
- a CDS encoding cupin domain-containing protein codes for MAFACTIPATPTVQQDDETIRITRWDFEPGAVTGWHEHGWPYFVVMLVAGTLRIHNGTDVTDVPLAQGQAYMRPAGIRHDVMNGSDHPIAFVEIEVKQPGALKELSLP; via the coding sequence ATGGCCTTTGCCTGCACGATTCCCGCCACGCCGACCGTCCAGCAGGACGACGAGACGATCCGGATCACCCGCTGGGATTTCGAGCCCGGTGCCGTGACCGGCTGGCACGAGCATGGCTGGCCCTATTTCGTGGTGATGCTCGTCGCGGGAACGCTGCGGATCCATAACGGCACCGATGTCACAGACGTGCCGCTGGCGCAGGGCCAGGCTTATATGCGCCCCGCCGGCATCCGCCACGACGTGATGAACGGTTCCGATCATCCGATCGCCTTCGTCGAGATCGAGGTGAAGCAGCCCGGTGCCCTCAAGGAGCTTTCCCTGCCTTGA
- a CDS encoding carbon monoxide dehydrogenase subunit G, which produces MAMTMNGEATLPAAKDVVWAKLNDPEVLKVCIPGCEQLTKDDDTHLSAVVKVKLGPVKATFKGKVELSELDPPNGYRISGEGEGGIAGFAKGGARVMLSDAEGGQTLLRYDVEAQVGGKLMQLGSRLIDSVSKKLADEFFANFAKAVSEG; this is translated from the coding sequence ATGGCGATGACGATGAACGGCGAGGCGACATTGCCGGCCGCCAAGGATGTGGTCTGGGCCAAGCTGAACGACCCTGAAGTGCTGAAAGTCTGCATCCCCGGCTGCGAGCAGCTCACCAAGGACGACGACACGCATCTCTCGGCCGTGGTGAAGGTGAAGCTCGGCCCGGTGAAGGCGACCTTCAAAGGCAAGGTCGAACTCAGCGAGCTCGATCCGCCGAACGGCTATCGCATCTCGGGCGAGGGTGAGGGCGGGATCGCCGGCTTCGCCAAGGGCGGGGCGCGAGTCATGCTGAGCGATGCGGAGGGCGGCCAGACCCTGCTGCGCTACGATGTCGAGGCGCAGGTCGGGGGCAAGCTGATGCAGCTCGGCTCGCGCCTGATCGATTCGGTTTCGAAGAAGCTCGCCGACGAGTTCTTCGCCAATTTCGCCAAGGCGGTGAGTGAGGGCTGA
- a CDS encoding DUF126 domain-containing protein: protein MALKAEIILPGDAATGTCLALTAPISFWGGVDPASGTIIDARHPERGQNIAGRILALPGTIGSSSASAVLLELVHAGKAPAALLMDAPDAILLLGLVVAREMGWPTPPAFRLPAADQQALADRRIAISAEGLIAAA from the coding sequence ATGGCGCTGAAGGCCGAAATTATCTTGCCCGGCGACGCCGCGACGGGCACCTGCCTGGCCCTCACCGCCCCGATCAGCTTCTGGGGCGGCGTCGATCCCGCGAGCGGCACGATCATCGATGCCCGACATCCCGAGCGCGGCCAGAACATCGCCGGCCGCATCCTCGCCTTGCCGGGCACGATCGGCTCGTCCTCGGCCTCGGCCGTGCTGCTGGAGCTGGTCCATGCCGGCAAGGCGCCGGCCGCCCTGCTGATGGATGCGCCGGACGCGATCCTCCTGCTCGGCCTCGTCGTCGCCCGCGAGATGGGCTGGCCGACGCCGCCGGCTTTCCGCCTGCCGGCAGCAGACCAGCAAGCGCTCGCCGATCGCAGGATCGCGATCTCGGCGGAGGGATTGATCGCGGCGGCTTAG